Proteins encoded in a region of the Brachyhypopomus gauderio isolate BG-103 unplaced genomic scaffold, BGAUD_0.2 sc74, whole genome shotgun sequence genome:
- the nkx3-1 gene encoding homeobox protein Nkx-3.1: protein MASSNKQLTSFFIEDILCMNEAREDRTSASPAAEPETKWSSHGEDGALLLAVTTADSPLARRPASADGSCRDPLDKPHLEVARKQKRSRAAFTHLQVLELEKKFSHQKYLSAPERAHLAGALRLTETQVKIWFQNRRYKTKRKQLASEYGKDYFHKSEGSAAVAAEQDLIRASLLATVYKSYPYRPCVYDPHGLGAWRPTVW from the exons ATGGCGTCTTCAAACAAACAGTTAACGTCGTTCTTCATTGAAGACATTCTGTGCATGAACGAGGCGAGAGAGGACCGGACTAGCGCCTCACCTGCGGCCGAACCGGAGACGAAGTGGTCCAGTCACGGCGAGGACGGCGCCCTCCTGCTGGCCGTCACAACAGCGGACTCGCCGTTAGCAAGACGACCAG CGTCGGCGGACGGTTCGTGTAGGGACCCTCTGGATAAGCCGCACCTGGAAGTGGCGCGGAAACAGAAGCGCTCTCGCGCAGCCTTCACGCACCTGCAGGTCCTCGAGCTCGAGAAGAAGTTCAGCCACCAGAAGTACCTGTCGGCGCCCGAGCGCGCGCACCTGGCCGGCGCGCTGCGGCTCACCGAGACGCAGGTCAAAATATGGTTTCAGAATCGGCGCTACAAGACCAAGCGCAAGCAGCTGGCGTCGGAATACGGCAAAGACTACTTTCACAAGTCGGAGGGGAGCGCCGCGGTGGCCGCGGAACAGGACTTGATCAGAGCCTCGCTGCTCGCCACGGTCTACAAGTCTTACCCGTACCGACCCTGCGTGTACGACCCACACGGACTCGGTGCGTGGAGGCCGACGGTGTGGTGA